The nucleotide window TCCAGGTGGCGCGCGACAGCGGTCAGGTGCTCCTCTCCACCGTGGAGGGGACTGTCGTGAAGTCCAACGGCAGGGAGATAGTGGTCCGGGACAAGAAGGGCCAGGAGCATGCCTATCCGCTGCTGAAGTTCCTGCGGTCCAACCAGGGCACGTGCATCAACCAGCGCGCCATCGTGGAGGTCGGGGACAAGGCCGTGCCCGGCACGCCGCTTGCGGACAGCTCGTCCACCGACAAGGGAGAGTTGGCCCTGGGCCAGAACGTCCTCTGTGCGTTCATGATGTGGGAGGGCTACAACTTCGAGGACGCCATCATCCTCAGCGAAACCATGGTCCGGGACGATAAGTTCACGTCCATTCACATCGAGAAGCACGAGGTGGAAGCCCGCGAGACCAAGCTCGGCCCGGAAGAGATCACGCGGGACATCCCCAACGTCGGAGAAGAGAGCCTGCGCGACCTGGACGAGGAAGGCATCATCCGGGTGGGCGCGGAGGTAGGCCCCGGCGACATCCTGGTCGGCAAGATCACTCCCAAGGGAGAGACCGAGTTGACTGCGGAGGAGAAGCTGCTGCGCGCCGTCTTCGGCGAGAAGGCCCGCGAGGTCAAGGACACCTCCCTGCGGGTTCCGCACGGCGAAAGGGGCAAGATCATACTGGTCAAGGTGTTCTCCCGCGAGTCTCACCCCGAGCTGCCGCCGGGCGTCAACAAGCTGGTGCGCGTATGGATAGCCCAGACGCGCAAGATATCCGTGGGCGATAAGATGGCGGGCCGGCACGGCAACAAGGGAGTCATCTCCCGCATCATGCCCGTGGAAGACATGCCTGTCCTGGCGGACGGGACGCCGGTGGACATCATCCTCAACCCCATCGGCGTGCCGAGCCGCATGAACCTGGGCCAAGTGCTGGAGACGCACTTGGGATGGGCCGCGCGGGCGCTGGGATTCAGGGCCGTCACGCCCGTCTTTGACGGGGCGCGGGACGTGGACATAGAAGACGCCCTGGGGCGCGCCTGGATTGTGGCGGAGTCAGGCAGCGTGCCGCGGGGATCGCTGACCGGGGACGTAGTAATTGACTGGGCGAAAGCCCGCGCCTGGGTCGCCGAGCGCGGTTACAACGCCGACAAGATATTCAGCGACAAGCACCAGGGAGACGCGCGCCGCGCAGGCCTGGAGATATGGCTGAAGGAGAAAGCGGAGCCTTTCCTGGGCGCCGAGTTCAAGTCCTACCTCAAGGACTTTCGCGTTCAGGACGTGAAGCAGCTCCCCAACGATCAGTTGGTCGCCTTGGCGCTGCGGCTCCACCGGGAGAAGCAGATGGCGCCTCCGGTGTTCGGGAAAGTCGTCCTGTACGACGGGCGCACGGGTGAGCCGTTTGATCAACCCATCACGGTGGGCTACATCTACATGATGAAGCTCATCCACCTGGTGGAGGACAAGGTTCACGCCCGTTCCACGGGCCCTTACTCGCTCATCACGCAGCAGCCCCTGGGCGGCAAGGCCCAGTTCGGCGGGCAGCGGTTCGGTGAGATGGAGGTCTGGGCGCTCGAGGCCTACTCGGCGGCCTACAACCTCCAGGAGATTCTCACGGTCAAGTCCGACGACGTGGTCGGACGTGTGAAGACCTATGAGGCCATTGTGAAGGGGGAGGATACCACTCCATCCGGCGTTCCGGAGTCCTTCCACGTGCTGTTGAAGGAGCTTCAGGCGCTTGGCCTGGCTGTGGAGCTGCTCAACGAAGAGGAGCCAGTCAAGCTGCCGGAGACATCCTCTCTGGACATGCCGGAGATGGAGAAGGGCCTTTAGCGGACGCCTGGGCAAACAGACTTGAGGGGCTCAGCCCCGTAATGCACACCGCAGGAGCGTGAGCGAACATGCCTGAGACCGCCGAGTTCAACGCCATCCGCATATCCCTGGCCTCGCCGGACCAGATAAGGCAGTGGTCCTATGGCGAGGTGATCAAGCCGGAGACTATTAACTATCGGACGCTCAAGCCGGAGAAGGACGGGCTGTTCTGCGAACGCATCTTCGGCCCGACCAAGGACTTTGAGTGCTATTGCGGCAAGTATAAGCGGATACGCTATAAGGGCATCAAGTGCGACCGCTGCGGCGTGGAAGTGGCCCGCGCCAAGGTGCGCCGGGAGCGCATGGGGCACATTGAGCTGGCGGCGCCCGTGGCGCACATCTGGTTCGCCAAGGGCATCCCCAGCCGCCTCGGGCTTCTCCTGGACATGTCGCCGCGCAGCCTTGAGCGGGTCCTCTACTTCGCTCAGTACGTCGTCATCCGCCTGGACACCGAGGCCCGTGACAAACTCGTGGACCAATCTCAGCAAGATGCACAGAAGGCCATTGCCGACAAGGATGCCGAGGTCCAGAACAAGCATGCCCAGGTCGAGGAGAAGATCGCTCCCAAGACCGAATCTCTTCGGAAGCAAATTGAGGCCATAGAGAAAGCCATCCGCGCCGAGACGGACAAGCAGAGGACTCGGCTCGAAAAGGAAGCTGCGACTCTGGGAGAGAGCCTTGCGGCAAAGGTGGGCAAGAAGGTCACGGAGCCGGTGCAGTTCAACAGCGCCACCGTGGTCAAGAAGGGCGATACGGTAGCCCAGCGCCACCTGAGCAGCCTGAAGGACCTCCTGGCCCGTGCCCTGAAGGAAGTGGAGCTCCAGGCCGCGGAGCGCACGCGGGCTGACACCGAGTCCCTCCAGGCCCAAGTCCAGGAAATCCGCAAGGTGGCGCTGCAAGAGGTCCAGCCTGAGCTGACCGCTCTCGACGAAGAGAAGGGACGCCTGCAGAGCGACCTGCAGACCCGGCTGGACGACCTGGAAGAGATGCGCCCTTTGCAGCTCTATACGGAGAACCGCTACCGGGACCTGAAACAGAAGTACGGCGACATCTTCACCTGCGGCATGGGCGCCGAGGCCATCCTGGAAATCCTTAAGGACGTTGATCTGGAGAAGCTGCGGAGCGAACTCTACGAGGAGATTCGTTCCACCTCCGGCCAGCGGCGCAAGAAGGCCACCAAGCGCCTGCGGGTGGCGGAGGCCCTGCGCAAGAGCACCAACAAGCCGGAGTGGATGATCCTGAAGGTTCTGCCCGTGCTGCCGCCGGAGCTGCGGCCCATGGTGCAATTGGACGGCGGCCGCTTCGCCACCAGCGACCTGAACGACCTCTACCGCCGCGTCATCAATCGGAACAACCGTCTCCGGCGATTGCTGGAGCTGGGTGCGCCGGAGATCATCGTCCGCAACGAGAAGCGGATGCTCCAGGAGTCGGTGGACGCCCTCATAGACAACGGGCGGCGTGGCCGGGCCATTTCCGGCAGCCACAACCACAAGCTCAAGTCCATGAGCGACCTGCTGCGGGGCAAGCAAGGGCGCTTCCGCCAGAACCTGCTGGGCAAGCGGGTGGACTACAGCGGGCGCTCGGTCATCGTCGTGGGGCCGGAGCTGCGGCTCGGCCAGTGCGGGCTGCCCAAGCGCATGGCCCTGGAGTTGTTCAAGCCCTTCGTCATCCAGCGCCTCGTAGCCAGGGGCATGGCCCATAACATCAAGAGCGCGAAGCGCATGGTGGAGCGGTCCAAGCCGGAGGTCTGGGATGTGCTGGAGGATGCCATCAAGGACAGGGTGGTTCTGCTGAACCGCGCGCCCACTCTGCACCGCTTGGGCATCCAGGCCTTTGAGCCCGTTCTTATCGAGGGGAGCGCCATCCAACTCCATCCGCTGGTGTGCACCGCCTTCAACGCCGACTTCGACGGCGACCAGATGGCCGTGCACGTGCCGCTGTCCTACGCCGCGGTCATGGAAGCCAAGAAGGTCATGCTCAGCACCAAGAACATGTTGTCTCCCGCCTCCGGCGAGCCGCTGGTGGCGCCCACCCTGGACATGGTGCTGGGGTGCTACTACCTGACCATGGAGCGGCAGGGCGGCGTGGGCGAGGGTATGGTCTTCAGCAATTTCGATGAGGCCAAGCTGGCCAATGACCTGGGAGTTGTGGACTTGCACTCCAAGGTGCGTGTCCGCATAGGCCAGAACGGCACGTCCCAGATTGTGGGCACCACCGTGGGGCGCATTATCTTCAATGAGACCCTGCCGGAGTCAATGCGCTTCCGCAACCAGCTCATGGACAAGAAGTCCCTGAAAGAGCTGGTTGCCGAGTGTTATCACAAGATGGGCAACGAGGTCACCGCGGACACGCTGGACAGGATCAAGCGCACGGGGTTCCGGTACGCCACCCAGTCCGGAATCACCATCGGCATCGCCGACCTGGAGGTGCCGGGCAAGAAAAAGCAGGTTCTGGCCAAGGCGGACGCGGAAATCCTGGAGACCGACACGCAATTCAGGCGTGGCCTTATCACTGAAGACGAGCGGTACAGCGCCGCCGTTCAGATCTGGACGCGCTGCAGCGAAGAGATGGAGACCATCGTCAAGGAGGAGCTGCCCAAGTACGGCGGCATCTACCTGATGGCCACCTCCGGCGCCAAGGGTAACATCGCCCAGATCAAGCAGATGGCGGGTATGCGCGGACTCATGTCGGACCCGCGGGGCCGCATCATTGACCTGCCCATTCGGG belongs to Dehalococcoidia bacterium and includes:
- the rpoC gene encoding DNA-directed RNA polymerase subunit beta', with protein sequence MPETAEFNAIRISLASPDQIRQWSYGEVIKPETINYRTLKPEKDGLFCERIFGPTKDFECYCGKYKRIRYKGIKCDRCGVEVARAKVRRERMGHIELAAPVAHIWFAKGIPSRLGLLLDMSPRSLERVLYFAQYVVIRLDTEARDKLVDQSQQDAQKAIADKDAEVQNKHAQVEEKIAPKTESLRKQIEAIEKAIRAETDKQRTRLEKEAATLGESLAAKVGKKVTEPVQFNSATVVKKGDTVAQRHLSSLKDLLARALKEVELQAAERTRADTESLQAQVQEIRKVALQEVQPELTALDEEKGRLQSDLQTRLDDLEEMRPLQLYTENRYRDLKQKYGDIFTCGMGAEAILEILKDVDLEKLRSELYEEIRSTSGQRRKKATKRLRVAEALRKSTNKPEWMILKVLPVLPPELRPMVQLDGGRFATSDLNDLYRRVINRNNRLRRLLELGAPEIIVRNEKRMLQESVDALIDNGRRGRAISGSHNHKLKSMSDLLRGKQGRFRQNLLGKRVDYSGRSVIVVGPELRLGQCGLPKRMALELFKPFVIQRLVARGMAHNIKSAKRMVERSKPEVWDVLEDAIKDRVVLLNRAPTLHRLGIQAFEPVLIEGSAIQLHPLVCTAFNADFDGDQMAVHVPLSYAAVMEAKKVMLSTKNMLSPASGEPLVAPTLDMVLGCYYLTMERQGGVGEGMVFSNFDEAKLANDLGVVDLHSKVRVRIGQNGTSQIVGTTVGRIIFNETLPESMRFRNQLMDKKSLKELVAECYHKMGNEVTADTLDRIKRTGFRYATQSGITIGIADLEVPGKKKQVLAKADAEILETDTQFRRGLITEDERYSAAVQIWTRCSEEMETIVKEELPKYGGIYLMATSGAKGNIAQIKQMAGMRGLMSDPRGRIIDLPIRASFREGLSVLEYFISTHGARKGLADTALRTADSGYLTRRLIDVAQDMIVLEDDCGAEVGLWIEDQPDKSLMALMGERILGRVAAKPFVDLKTGEIIVERNELIEEEKVKAVMESLRAYRAGRLKAAGATAEQSEQESKTWITAVKYLVEKKRFDQEKARQHVGVEKHHLCVRSPLYCEARRGICKACYGRSLARGQMPQKGEAMGIIAAQSIGEPGTQLTLRTFHTGGVAGLDITSGLPRVEELFEARSPKSAAVIAEIEGVVDIEQMTDGRRIQILNTETFRHMHDLPRGYEVAVKNGDVVEVGTPLALLSGDSKPSRKGGKAGAKQAADAKPATETALAPTVTAQVAGKVEIKGGKVAVVYEEREEREYLVPLTARVLVAKGAHIKAGDQLTEGLLNPQEVLRIMGREAVQQYLVEEVQKVYRAQGVTINDKHMEIMVRQMLRKVRIDNPGDTELLPGELVDRFVFQEINARVLAEGGEPATAQEVLLGITKASLSTDSFLAAASFQETARVLTEAALKGSVDRLMGLKENVIIGRLIPARLAALEEEVKQHLAERQKAFLGALAEPVGTLNPADVARLMGDEPPAVAAAPEGFHAEGGEADQAKAGEGKPDEDAAEDKESK